TACCTTGAAGAGCTTCAGAAAGCAATCGACGAACAGAGAGCTCGGTAGAGCTCACGCACAAAGGGGGTGGCTTTCCACCCCCTTTAAAGGGGGCTCAGTCTGTGGAGAAGATTCTTCGCGATTGGCGGTACATTACCCTTTTTGTTGCTCCCGCTCTCATCTTTTATGGTGCTATTCTTCTTGTTCCGATCCTCTGGTCCATAGGTTACTCTCTTTTTGACGGTTCCCCCATCTCAGGCTTTCACTTCGTGGGTTTTGGGAACTACTTAAAGATCTGGCGAGATCGAGACTTTTTGGGAAGTCTCTGGTTCAGCGTAAAGTACGCCTTAGTGGTGACTCCAGGACAGATTGGTTTGGGGTTCCTGCTCTCCTTGCTTTACTTTCTCGTTCTGAAGCGTACCTCCCTTTTTTCCACTATTGTTCGTACTCTTGTTTTCTTCCCTGTTGTCCTTCCTACCGTCGCCGTAGCCCAAATGTTTGTGAAACTCTTTGAAATTACCCCCCAGTATGGTCTAGTGAACGCTCTTCTTGATGCCCTGGGACTTGATGCCTGGATTCGTCCCTTCCTGGGGCGAGGAGACACAGCTTTCTGGGTTGCCGCGGGCATGAATATCTGGACAGCCATGGGATTTTATGCCGTTCTCCTTTATTCAGGACTCCTTGATATTCCTTATGAACTTATTGAAGCAGCACGATTAGATGGAGCTTCGGGGTGGAGTCTCGTACGCTTCGTGATTTCTCCTCTTCTCAGGCCTCTGCTTGTTACCTCGACAATCTTTAGTCTCAACGGCACCTTGAAAGTCTTTGACCAGCTCCTTGCCCTTACGGGTGGTGGTCCAGGAAAGTCGACTACTCCTCTGACACTCTACATGTACCGTACAGTTTTTCACTATAACCAGTACGGCTACGGGAGTACCATTGCTGTGATACTTACCCTTGAATGCTTGCTCGTTACTGGTGTCCTTTCTTTC
This Candidatus Caldatribacterium sp. DNA region includes the following protein-coding sequences:
- a CDS encoding sugar ABC transporter permease is translated as MEKILRDWRYITLFVAPALIFYGAILLVPILWSIGYSLFDGSPISGFHFVGFGNYLKIWRDRDFLGSLWFSVKYALVVTPGQIGLGFLLSLLYFLVLKRTSLFSTIVRTLVFFPVVLPTVAVAQMFVKLFEITPQYGLVNALLDALGLDAWIRPFLGRGDTAFWVAAGMNIWTAMGFYAVLLYSGLLDIPYELIEAARLDGASGWSLVRFVISPLLRPLLVTSTIFSLNGTLKVFDQLLALTGGGPGKSTTPLTLYMYRTVFHYNQYGYGSTIAVILTLECLLVTGVLSFARRRVE